In Horticoccus luteus, the following proteins share a genomic window:
- a CDS encoding LamG-like jellyroll fold domain-containing protein — protein sequence MLPASLRCLVRLIPVAVVMSFATAALSAQTTVRLFRGGEADSAAANAVTLNATAVDSAGLNDASKIGTGGTYTSATAAPGSSLAYDFASTASYQESVITSLNASQSFAMELWFKVPSLTGGSQVLFYNGDTASSGLGLYLNNGSLAVLRGGISVDNFATVTDSAWHYAAFVYDADAQSLDAYFDNQKTVIGSSATSFNFLSGYLSLGNSTHSDNFTGAIDEARLFTFADGTFNTSMLSNPALAAVPEPSTYAAVLGLCVLGFVAWRRRRA from the coding sequence ATGTTACCCGCCTCCCTGCGCTGCTTGGTCCGCTTGATCCCCGTCGCGGTTGTCATGTCATTCGCCACCGCGGCCCTCTCGGCCCAAACCACCGTTCGCCTTTTTCGCGGCGGCGAAGCCGATAGCGCGGCCGCCAACGCGGTCACCTTGAATGCCACCGCCGTCGATTCGGCCGGTCTCAACGACGCCAGCAAGATCGGCACCGGCGGCACCTACACGAGCGCAACCGCCGCGCCGGGCTCCTCGCTGGCTTATGATTTCGCGTCCACCGCCTCTTATCAGGAAAGCGTCATCACCAGCCTCAACGCCTCGCAAAGTTTCGCGATGGAGCTCTGGTTCAAAGTGCCCTCGCTCACCGGCGGTTCCCAAGTGCTCTTTTATAATGGCGACACCGCCAGCTCCGGCCTCGGCTTGTATTTGAACAATGGCTCGCTGGCTGTGCTCCGCGGCGGAATCTCGGTTGATAATTTCGCCACCGTCACCGACTCAGCCTGGCACTATGCGGCCTTCGTTTACGACGCTGACGCCCAATCACTCGACGCCTATTTCGACAACCAAAAGACCGTCATCGGCTCCTCCGCCACCAGTTTCAATTTCCTCTCTGGTTACCTCTCGCTCGGCAACAGCACCCACTCGGACAACTTCACCGGCGCGATCGACGAAGCGCGGCTCTTCACCTTCGCCGACGGCACGTTCAACACGTCCATGCTGTCCAATCCCGCCCTCGCCGCCGTGCCCGAGCCATCCACCTACGCTGCTGTGCTCGGCCTCTGTGTGTTGGGCTTCGTCGCGTGGCGCCGCCGCCGCGCCTGA
- a CDS encoding helix-turn-helix transcriptional regulator, with translation MPSIDPRAWRPLFDAVYEINLARDHADFTTAVLNGMSRLIPADVCHLHVIDRAAGRILHQSLPANPFRPEEIAYYVSHPEENAFVAYYDRTGDKHARRLCDVTDPVQYRRSEFYRHCLQRLGFRHTLVLPLALDEHTVAGLAFDRRRGEFTPRHCALLDAFAPHLLLAWRRYENPWQEKSPSTPSPRDRLRALGLTPRESDILFWMTEGKQNPEIAAILGRSLQTIQEHVANIVRKLGQENRHAATVFALRRLGRA, from the coding sequence ATGCCCAGCATCGATCCGCGCGCGTGGCGTCCGCTCTTTGACGCCGTTTATGAAATAAACCTCGCGCGCGACCATGCCGACTTCACCACAGCGGTGCTCAACGGCATGAGCCGTCTCATCCCGGCCGACGTCTGCCACCTGCATGTGATCGACCGCGCCGCCGGCCGCATCCTCCATCAAAGCCTTCCGGCCAACCCTTTCCGGCCCGAGGAAATCGCCTACTACGTCTCGCACCCCGAGGAAAACGCCTTTGTCGCCTACTACGATCGCACCGGCGACAAACACGCCCGGCGCCTGTGCGACGTGACCGATCCGGTTCAATACCGGCGGAGCGAATTCTACCGCCACTGCCTCCAGCGGCTCGGCTTCAGACACACCCTCGTCCTCCCGCTCGCGCTCGACGAGCACACCGTCGCCGGTCTCGCCTTTGATCGCCGGCGCGGTGAATTCACCCCGCGGCATTGCGCCCTGCTCGACGCCTTTGCCCCGCACCTGCTCCTCGCTTGGCGCCGCTACGAGAATCCGTGGCAGGAAAAATCGCCTTCGACCCCCTCTCCCCGCGATCGGCTGCGCGCCCTCGGCCTCACGCCGCGCGAGTCGGATATCCTGTTCTGGATGACCGAGGGCAAACAAAACCCCGAGATCGCCGCGATCCTCGGGCGCAGCTTGCAGACAATCCAGGAACACGTCGCCAACATCGTGCGCAAGCTCGGCCAGGAAAACCGCCACGCCGCCACCGTCTTCGCCCTGCGCCGCCTCGGGCGCGCGTAG
- a CDS encoding Hsp33 family molecular chaperone HslO, protein MPETTPPNIDDAGHEVRTYFVRGRNALVARANFSELFVDYYLHLADQKMHPQAAHDAMFKRALAAFTLHCASRPWNELTAWTINFQAPLVNLFLTGDNTNGAVTGRVFDDNVKELPENLFYADVVRGNQPTRRSTISFTGAEPLAAAEKFYRQSEQRVARYFQIGEEDFVMVTEHPDCDMAWLEGLTTEAMKTVDETETLALLERRIYRWHCGCNQERMMEVLAPAMRHNPEELFGGEPKLEIRCPRCGARHAITREGLEAFVASHAE, encoded by the coding sequence ATGCCGGAAACGACACCGCCAAACATCGATGATGCAGGACATGAAGTGCGCACGTATTTTGTGCGCGGACGCAACGCGCTCGTGGCGCGGGCGAATTTCAGCGAACTGTTCGTCGATTATTATCTGCACCTCGCGGATCAGAAGATGCATCCGCAGGCGGCGCACGATGCGATGTTCAAGCGGGCGCTGGCGGCGTTTACGCTGCATTGCGCGTCGCGGCCGTGGAATGAGCTGACGGCGTGGACGATCAACTTTCAGGCGCCGTTGGTGAATTTGTTTCTCACGGGCGACAACACGAACGGCGCGGTGACGGGCCGGGTGTTTGACGACAACGTGAAGGAATTGCCGGAGAATTTGTTTTATGCGGACGTGGTGCGCGGCAACCAGCCGACGCGGCGCAGCACGATCAGCTTCACGGGAGCGGAGCCGCTCGCGGCGGCGGAGAAATTTTACCGGCAGAGCGAGCAGCGCGTGGCGCGATATTTCCAAATCGGGGAGGAGGATTTCGTGATGGTGACGGAGCACCCCGATTGCGACATGGCATGGCTGGAGGGACTGACGACCGAGGCGATGAAAACGGTGGATGAGACCGAGACGCTGGCGTTGCTCGAGCGGCGGATCTATCGCTGGCACTGCGGTTGCAATCAGGAGCGCATGATGGAAGTGCTGGCGCCGGCGATGCGGCACAATCCGGAGGAGCTGTTTGGCGGTGAGCCGAAGTTGGAGATTCGTTGCCCGCGGTGCGGGGCACGACATGCGATCACGCGCGAAGGGTTGGAGGCGTTTGTGGCGAGCCACGCGGAGTGA
- the trhA gene encoding PAQR family membrane homeostasis protein TrhA, producing MSSPAAGAHRVEEHFSLPLFLLTVAASFAALSALLYFAVPADIWHTQLSAGLGRFAAVFALVSLFNCFMEFVFHRYVLHKPVVPFLSRFYKQHTLHHTLTRIGRRRTPGGRDVPFVENIYPILEPEQGEASFFPWYTFAVFAALVTPLLALAQWLAPAFPWFFGGYAALATSLLLYELFHAIEHWSFERWAPLIEHRHLGWFWRKVYSFHLRHHAVIDCNEAISGFFTLPVADLLLGTFILPKTLYADGAEWTPAEFASPRPCALIRWCDAQSDALIHRRRAAAQAAVAPVYSRGERLAQSLSLGTGLLASIAALVLATTFAALRDSSPGVLVGAILFGSALVFGYSAFLNFRRVRASRVRAPFSRRHHVAIFLLIAATATPFFFKIGGAWGWSLFGVVWGVCLAGALLRLFFAQRLKIISRVAYVLVGILACVALKPLVATLPGGGLGLLFGGLACYLAGIAFHVWPGLRYHQTARQLFALGGTACHLLAILLFVLPPAA from the coding sequence ATGTCTTCCCCTGCCGCCGGCGCGCATCGCGTCGAGGAGCACTTTTCGCTCCCGCTTTTTCTCCTCACGGTTGCCGCCTCGTTCGCCGCCCTCAGCGCCCTGCTTTATTTCGCCGTCCCCGCGGACATCTGGCACACGCAACTCTCCGCCGGACTCGGCCGTTTCGCCGCCGTGTTCGCCCTCGTCTCGCTGTTCAATTGTTTCATGGAGTTCGTTTTTCATCGCTACGTCCTCCACAAGCCCGTGGTGCCGTTTCTCAGTCGTTTCTACAAACAGCACACGCTGCACCACACGCTGACCCGCATCGGTCGCCGCCGCACGCCCGGCGGACGCGACGTGCCCTTCGTCGAAAACATCTACCCGATCCTCGAGCCCGAACAGGGCGAAGCCTCCTTCTTCCCGTGGTATACGTTCGCCGTGTTCGCCGCGCTCGTGACGCCGCTGCTCGCCCTCGCGCAATGGCTCGCGCCGGCCTTCCCGTGGTTTTTCGGCGGTTACGCCGCGCTCGCCACGTCGCTCCTCCTCTACGAACTCTTTCACGCGATCGAACACTGGTCGTTTGAACGCTGGGCGCCGCTCATCGAGCACCGCCACCTCGGCTGGTTCTGGCGCAAGGTCTACAGCTTTCATCTCCGCCACCACGCCGTCATCGATTGCAACGAAGCCATCTCCGGCTTCTTCACGCTCCCCGTCGCCGACCTCTTGCTCGGCACCTTCATCCTGCCGAAAACGCTCTATGCCGACGGCGCCGAATGGACGCCCGCCGAGTTCGCCAGTCCGCGCCCCTGCGCCCTCATCCGCTGGTGCGACGCGCAAAGCGATGCGCTCATCCACCGCCGCCGCGCCGCCGCGCAAGCCGCCGTCGCGCCCGTCTATTCCCGCGGCGAACGTCTCGCCCAGTCGCTGTCGCTCGGCACCGGCCTGCTCGCAAGCATCGCCGCACTCGTCCTCGCCACCACCTTCGCCGCGCTGCGCGACAGCAGCCCCGGCGTCCTCGTCGGCGCCATTCTCTTCGGCAGCGCGCTCGTTTTCGGCTACTCCGCGTTTCTCAACTTCCGCCGCGTTCGCGCGAGCCGGGTCCGCGCGCCGTTCAGCCGCCGCCATCACGTCGCAATTTTTCTCCTCATCGCCGCGACCGCTACGCCGTTCTTTTTCAAGATCGGCGGCGCCTGGGGCTGGAGTCTCTTCGGTGTTGTCTGGGGCGTGTGCCTCGCGGGCGCCCTCCTCCGCCTCTTCTTCGCGCAACGTCTGAAAATCATCTCCCGCGTCGCCTATGTGCTCGTCGGCATCCTCGCCTGCGTGGCACTGAAGCCACTCGTAGCCACGCTCCCCGGCGGCGGCCTCGGCCTGCTCTTCGGTGGACTCGCCTGTTATCTCGCCGGCATCGCGTTTCACGTCTGGCCCGGCCTGCGTTATCACCAGACCGCGCGTCAACTTTTCGCCCTCGGCGGCACCGCCTGCCACCTCCTCGCGATTCTTCTCTTCGTGCTCCCGCCCGCCGCCTGA
- the pnuC gene encoding nicotinamide riboside transporter PnuC: MNEVEHNILAGFVDASALDLANLVLGVVGVWLMIRRTLWAFPVGLVAVTVQGVLFWRSHFPADALLQVFFFVTLAWGWWHWARGGRTAADAAGETKAELPVGRLTWRGWLVTLGLATGAMVAWATMVGPWMGAAMPWRDAFIAMFSVAAQVLQARKNVENWPLWLAVNGVAIVSYWSAALAFTAFLYAIYLGLAVAGWRAWRKALRVQDAERAGAAAEGLKA; encoded by the coding sequence ATGAACGAAGTGGAGCATAATATCCTGGCGGGGTTTGTGGACGCGTCGGCGCTCGATCTGGCGAATCTGGTGCTGGGGGTCGTCGGCGTGTGGTTGATGATCCGGCGGACGTTGTGGGCGTTTCCGGTGGGCTTGGTCGCGGTGACGGTGCAGGGCGTGCTGTTCTGGCGGTCGCATTTTCCGGCCGATGCGCTGCTGCAGGTTTTCTTTTTTGTGACGCTCGCGTGGGGCTGGTGGCATTGGGCGCGCGGCGGGCGGACGGCGGCGGACGCAGCGGGCGAAACCAAAGCGGAGTTGCCCGTGGGACGACTGACGTGGCGCGGTTGGCTCGTGACGCTGGGGCTGGCGACGGGCGCGATGGTGGCGTGGGCGACGATGGTGGGTCCGTGGATGGGCGCGGCGATGCCGTGGCGGGATGCGTTTATCGCGATGTTCAGCGTGGCGGCGCAGGTGCTGCAGGCGCGGAAGAATGTGGAAAACTGGCCGCTGTGGCTGGCGGTGAACGGAGTGGCGATCGTGTCGTATTGGAGCGCGGCGCTGGCGTTCACGGCGTTTCTTTATGCGATTTATCTGGGGCTGGCGGTGGCGGGCTGGCGAGCGTGGCGCAAGGCGTTGCGGGTGCAGGATGCGGAGCGCGCCGGCGCGGCGGCGGAGGGATTGAAGGCGTGA
- a CDS encoding AAA family ATPase encodes MNEAVKRVVVFGTESTGKTTLAARLAAHFGEPWAPEYVREFWDAHGGAITSADLDAIARGQVANEDAAAARARRVVVGDTDLLTCVLWDDWLFPGACPPWVRDEAERRARATDLFLLCAADVPWVPDPQRCFPDEVARQQARARWQAALVNRGLPWVEIRGGWAERERAAIAAVETLLQRDR; translated from the coding sequence GTGAACGAAGCGGTGAAACGCGTGGTGGTGTTTGGCACGGAGTCGACGGGCAAGACGACCCTGGCGGCGCGGCTGGCGGCGCATTTTGGCGAACCGTGGGCGCCGGAGTATGTGCGGGAATTTTGGGACGCGCACGGCGGGGCGATCACGAGTGCGGATCTGGACGCGATCGCGCGCGGGCAGGTGGCGAACGAGGACGCGGCGGCGGCGCGGGCGCGGCGCGTGGTGGTGGGCGACACGGATTTGCTGACGTGCGTGTTGTGGGACGACTGGCTGTTTCCGGGGGCGTGTCCGCCGTGGGTGCGGGACGAGGCGGAGCGGCGGGCGCGGGCGACGGATTTGTTTCTGTTGTGTGCGGCGGACGTGCCGTGGGTGCCGGATCCACAGCGGTGTTTTCCGGACGAGGTGGCGCGGCAGCAGGCGAGGGCGCGCTGGCAGGCGGCGTTGGTGAATCGCGGACTGCCGTGGGTGGAGATTCGCGGTGGCTGGGCCGAGCGCGAGCGGGCCGCGATCGCGGCGGTGGAGACGTTGCTGCAGCGAGATCGTTAA
- a CDS encoding autotransporter-associated beta strand repeat-containing protein produces the protein MPAFLLRRLPIALTFFTCLAFASFCGAQTTGSGIVGSGTSTGSGTGSGTDTGSGATTTTYGPTDTDLGGGTVTLVSAIFNGGTVSNGTIDASSDYTGTSGEVTAVLTGTASLTVTATESFTLSAANTFTGATTVTGNGKLVVGHSLALQNSSLQRISQIDFGNLTAATLGGLSGSGNGVLANGSAAAVALSVGNNNAATTYSGALSGAGSLTKIGSGTLTLGNDNTYTGGTTVSAGTLQLGNAGGSGSVAGDITNNAALIFNRSDDYTFNGVISGTGAVTNNGLIVRLGQAQTYTGETNVAHGFLVLPTTVDQGLSASTQVTVASGAYFDISNHATTLAGLTGAGTVYSFGGTAGHLTVATSETQTFSGTLGGGYANFALTKSGAGTLTLSGDLNNYTQGTTISAGTLLANNTSGSATGTGAVTVNSGGTLGGGGFIGGLTTFESGAHLAPGNSPGTLTFTGGLILDAGSILDFQLGTASDLIRVSGGILTGPSSGTVTLNLTDSGGFSAGTYTLFDYTGAAVDNFDAHDFTLGTTLPGYSYSFAVSGSALQLTATAIPEPATVGLGLGVVAFLSALTLRRRQLARRERCRA, from the coding sequence ATGCCTGCCTTTCTGCTTCGCCGCCTGCCCATCGCCTTGACATTTTTCACGTGCCTGGCCTTCGCCAGCTTCTGCGGCGCGCAAACCACCGGCTCCGGCATCGTCGGCTCCGGCACGAGCACCGGCAGCGGAACCGGCAGTGGCACCGACACCGGCAGCGGCGCGACGACGACCACCTACGGTCCGACGGACACGGATCTCGGCGGTGGCACCGTCACCTTGGTCAGCGCCATCTTCAATGGTGGCACTGTCTCCAACGGCACCATCGATGCTTCGAGCGATTACACCGGTACGTCCGGAGAGGTCACGGCGGTGCTCACCGGCACGGCAAGCCTTACGGTCACTGCAACGGAGTCTTTCACGCTGAGCGCCGCCAACACCTTCACCGGCGCCACCACGGTGACTGGCAACGGCAAACTGGTCGTCGGCCACTCCTTGGCCCTTCAGAATTCTTCGCTTCAACGCATATCCCAGATCGATTTTGGCAATCTTACCGCCGCCACGCTCGGCGGTCTCTCCGGCTCGGGCAATGGCGTGCTCGCCAACGGTTCCGCCGCCGCCGTGGCGCTCTCCGTCGGCAACAATAATGCCGCTACGACGTATTCCGGCGCGCTCTCGGGCGCAGGTTCGCTCACAAAAATCGGCTCCGGCACGCTCACGCTCGGCAACGACAACACCTACACCGGCGGCACCACCGTTTCCGCCGGCACACTGCAACTCGGCAACGCCGGAGGTTCCGGCTCGGTCGCAGGCGATATCACCAACAACGCCGCCCTCATCTTCAATCGTTCTGATGACTATACCTTCAACGGCGTGATCAGCGGCACGGGCGCCGTAACGAACAATGGCCTTATCGTCCGTCTCGGTCAGGCCCAGACCTACACCGGAGAGACCAACGTCGCTCACGGTTTTCTCGTGCTGCCGACTACGGTCGATCAGGGCCTCTCGGCCTCGACGCAAGTCACCGTCGCGTCCGGCGCCTATTTCGATATTTCCAACCACGCCACCACCCTCGCGGGCCTCACCGGCGCCGGCACCGTTTACAGTTTCGGCGGCACCGCCGGGCATCTCACCGTGGCCACGAGCGAAACTCAAACCTTCTCCGGCACCTTGGGCGGCGGTTACGCCAATTTCGCCCTCACCAAATCAGGCGCCGGCACCCTCACGCTCTCCGGCGACCTGAACAACTACACGCAGGGCACCACCATTTCCGCCGGCACCTTGCTGGCCAACAACACCTCCGGCTCCGCCACCGGCACCGGCGCCGTCACGGTGAACTCCGGCGGCACCCTCGGCGGCGGCGGCTTCATCGGTGGGCTCACCACGTTCGAATCCGGCGCGCACCTCGCTCCGGGCAATTCCCCCGGCACGCTCACCTTCACCGGCGGACTCATCCTCGACGCCGGCTCAATCCTCGATTTTCAACTCGGCACCGCGAGCGACCTCATCCGCGTTTCCGGCGGCATACTCACCGGGCCATCCAGCGGCACCGTCACGCTCAACCTCACCGACTCCGGCGGCTTCTCCGCCGGCACCTACACGCTCTTCGATTACACCGGTGCCGCCGTGGATAACTTCGATGCCCACGATTTCACCCTCGGCACGACTCTCCCGGGCTACAGTTACAGCTTCGCCGTCAGCGGCAGCGCACTCCAGCTCACGGCCACGGCCATACCTGAACCTGCAACCGTAGGGCTCGGATTGGGCGTCGTTGCCTTCCTTTCCGCCCTCACCCTGCGCCGCCGCCAGCTCGCCCGTCGCGAGCGGTGCCGCGCTTGA